The genomic stretch GAGATATTTACAATTTCTGCCAATTCGTTGAGCGACATTTTCCGTTTCGCCATCATAACATCCAAGTTTACAATAATTTCCATAGCTTATACAGTTTCGTCTAGTTCTTCTTGATTTTCAACTCCTTTTGAAAAAATAATTGCAATAACATAGATGACTGCTGACATTAAAATAAATGCTTGACTGTCCGCCCAAAACTGATTAAGTGCGTCAATATTATATTTGTAATGTTGCAAATTTTTAGCGCTTTGTCGTGCTATATAACTTATGAGTCCAATTGAAAATGTATAATAACTAATTTGTAAAATCTGTTTCGAAACAAAATTATTAAATGGATTTGACAGCTCAATTTTGGTAATCAATACAATAACTATATAAAACAGATATGCTTTCAGCACAGCGATGAACAATATAAAACTATACATACTGTAAAAAGCCCATTGATTTTGAGTATACATTTCGCTTAAGTCCAATTTTTGATATAACTTTTGAACAAATTCAGGATTATACAGACTGAAAATAAAATTTACAACCAAGGCGCCAGCTTCAATGCATAAGCCGACGAAAATGATCCAAGTAACAATTTTTAGACCATTGAATATGAAATTATTTGTTTGTGACATTAGTAGATGAGTTTAAATTAGATCACAAATATAGATAAATATTTATTGATAAACGATAAATAAATTGTTTTTATTGATAAATTATGTGTGATTGACAATTATTGAAAACTTAAAAAAGCCCTGACAAGGGCTTTTTGTGTATTGATTTTGTTTCTTTATGAGTTTGTGGAATGGTTACTGATATTGGAAATAGTTATCTATTGCCAAATTCCATTGAGTTTCATATTTAAAGCATTTTCTCTTACTTTCCGACTCCCAATATCTGTAGTTGCTCTAATTCCTCTTCCGTATTCTTTTGTTTCTTGATTATAGACTGCTTCTTCTTCGCCTTTGTCAGTTTTTACAAAATAATTAATCTCCTCAGCAAATTCTAAAAGTTTAGTTCTAGCAAACTCTCTTTTATCTTTCGAAAGGGGAAGTTCATCTTTTTGTTTTACAAAGAATCCAAATAATGTATAATAATCAGCTTTCTTACTCCATCTTGTGCGATTAATTTCCGGTAAAATTTTAAGAATCTCCCCATTCACTGTATCAAAAGCTTCAATTACATCTTTCTTGTTTTCAAATTCTTCTTCATATAAAGCGTAATACTTATCTAAATTATCCTTTTTATTCTGGAATCCGTGCATGTAAAATATTGCTAGTTCACTTATATATTCAACATCTAACATTCTTCTTATATCATTTGCTGTGAAAACATCAATCCTGCTCCAATAATCTTTATCAGATAGTATATTCATGGTTTTTATAAATGGTCCC from Kordia antarctica encodes the following:
- a CDS encoding DUF262 domain-containing protein; the encoded protein is MKNFLNTTNYNVAWFKGAFDRGELDMKPPFQRNPVWVTKQKSYLIDSILNEYPIPEIYMQETVDEKGKAKYIIVDGQQRTRAVLEFLEGKYCINAKESPDFGDMYFENLTTEQKKTFFQYNFVIRVLPDIPDAQLREVFQRLNKNVVSLNKQELRQATYWGPFIKTMNILSDKDYWSRIDVFTANDIRRMLDVEYISELAIFYMHGFQNKKDNLDKYYALYEEEFENKKDVIEAFDTVNGEILKILPEINRTRWSKKADYYTLFGFFVKQKDELPLSKDKREFARTKLLEFAEEINYFVKTDKGEEEAVYNQETKEYGRGIRATTDIGSRKVRENALNMKLNGIWQ
- a CDS encoding DUF2975 domain-containing protein, which produces MSQTNNFIFNGLKIVTWIIFVGLCIEAGALVVNFIFSLYNPEFVQKLYQKLDLSEMYTQNQWAFYSMYSFILFIAVLKAYLFYIVIVLITKIELSNPFNNFVSKQILQISYYTFSIGLISYIARQSAKNLQHYKYNIDALNQFWADSQAFILMSAVIYVIAIIFSKGVENQEELDETV